A genomic region of Chloracidobacterium sp. contains the following coding sequences:
- a CDS encoding polysaccharide deacetylase family protein: protein MTIETNPDDTCSPSWSRTISTLERLRTLIQQRNWSIFEPRYEQNTLKTLDLLDRYDTRATFFVLGWIAEHNPALVRDRDRGHEVASRGYYHRSPRNLTPNEFREDLRRTERGHRGRNRPESDRLPRR from the coding sequence ATGACGATCGAGACAAACCCCGACGACACCTGCTCACCGTCCTGGTCGAGGACTATTTCCACGTTGGAGCGTTTGAGAACCCTCATCCAGCAGCGAAACTGGTCCATTTTTGAACCGCGATACGAGCAGAACACGCTCAAAACGCTCGACTTGCTCGACCGGTACGATACACGGGCAACGTTCTTTGTGCTCGGCTGGATCGCAGAACATAACCCCGCACTTGTGCGAGATCGCGACCGCGGCCACGAGGTCGCCAGCCGCGGATACTATCATCGAAGCCCGCGAAATCTGACGCCAAACGAGTTTCGCGAGGACCTCCGACGAACCGAACGCGGTCATCGAGGACGCAACCGGCCAGAAAGTGATCGGCTACCGCGCCGCTGA
- a CDS encoding FAD-dependent oxidoreductase, which yields MYSARNSGMKREMFGYVRGGYARVLERFGEVLLDKGVEIRLNSRVESIERLASGKVRISTKAARRNGDVKPNIVRQPTKYANFQAAAAVAPGFSGAFIAEPQMNIGAVVRFPDDRSVTEYDRVIMTCPSNTAEKVLEGLDPVERRKLRSIRYQGIVCASVMLKRSLSDYYVTNITDDTPFTGIIEMSRSSIKKNSTVTRSSTCRGISRLTTSCLTGPTTRSRSISSTRLGRCIRTLTVRTSLPSRSLVFVRSSRSRSLIIRHGWLK from the coding sequence ATGTACTCAGCCCGCAACTCGGGCATGAAGCGCGAAATGTTCGGTTACGTTCGCGGCGGCTATGCCCGCGTGCTCGAGCGCTTTGGCGAAGTCCTGCTCGATAAGGGTGTCGAGATACGGCTTAACTCGCGCGTCGAATCGATAGAACGGCTCGCAAGCGGCAAGGTTCGCATTTCAACAAAAGCCGCCCGGCGTAATGGCGACGTAAAGCCCAATATCGTCCGGCAGCCGACAAAATATGCAAATTTCCAGGCCGCAGCGGCTGTCGCTCCCGGATTCTCAGGGGCGTTTATCGCGGAACCGCAGATGAACATCGGCGCGGTCGTGCGCTTTCCCGATGATCGTTCGGTCACGGAATATGACCGCGTCATCATGACCTGCCCGTCAAACACCGCCGAAAAGGTGCTCGAGGGCCTCGACCCTGTGGAAAGGCGCAAACTTCGCAGCATCCGATATCAGGGCATCGTCTGCGCTTCGGTAATGCTGAAGCGTTCGCTATCGGACTATTATGTTACCAATATTACCGACGACACGCCGTTCACGGGCATTATCGAGATGTCGCGATCGTCGATAAAGAAGAATTCAACCGTAACGCGCTCGTCTACCTGCCGAGGTATATCGCGCCTGACCACGAGTTGTTTGACAGGACCGACGACGAGATCGAGGAGTATTTCCTCGACGCGCTTGGGCAGATGTATCCGCACTTTGACCGTTCGGACGTCGTTGCCTTCAAGATCTCTCGTGTTCGTCAGGTCTTCCCGATCCCGGTCGTTGATTATTCGACACGGTTGGCTGAAATGA
- a CDS encoding M28 family peptidase, protein MRRTLSALLLLAAFVFQSLAQAPVVRVTSAERKIAEGVTAKQISEYLHFVASDEMEGRDTPSRGLDLTAKFIAMNLSRWGFKPAGDNGTFFQKIALRSEVVDPAANTLSIGGQPLKYFQDFYRTSGNTTVDAPLVYVRHGWMVKAKGIDAYEGVDVKGKIVVIYGEGRSRPDRPTNPPKGVTDDDLNGVKGTDWADPITYAEAHGAVGMILIASPQIQGFWPQLRNFIGRGSTFPEKLRDTPTNKAGLPSMLVSASVADTIFSGETAGKDSATSFALNKTASMTTAGKVETKWTQNVAAVWEGRDPKLKDEMVAIGAHYDHVGINPNVPGDDKIFNGADDDGSGTTAVLSIAEALAKTRLRPRRSILFVWHCGEEKGLWGSEYFNKFPTVDIKQVVAQLNVDMIGRSKKPGDTNPKNKDLSGESEIYVIGKDMMSSALGTVVDQTNKSYLGLGYNTRYDDPKDPERFFFRSDHFNYALNGIPVTFWFDGVHEDYHGVGDHADKIDYQKMEKVTRTILLTLWELADLKQRPAVDKTLPPELTER, encoded by the coding sequence ATGAGAAGAACCTTATCCGCCTTGCTGCTGTTAGCGGCATTTGTCTTTCAATCCTTAGCCCAGGCACCGGTTGTCCGCGTAACATCAGCCGAACGCAAGATCGCCGAGGGCGTGACCGCCAAGCAGATCAGCGAATATCTGCATTTCGTCGCGTCAGACGAGATGGAGGGCCGCGACACGCCGTCGCGGGGCCTCGACCTGACAGCGAAATTCATCGCGATGAACCTGAGCCGATGGGGCTTTAAGCCCGCGGGCGATAACGGTACTTTTTTTCAGAAGATCGCTCTGCGAAGCGAGGTGGTCGATCCGGCCGCTAACACGCTATCGATCGGCGGCCAGCCGCTGAAGTATTTTCAGGATTTTTACCGAACGAGTGGAAATACGACCGTTGACGCCCCGCTCGTCTATGTGCGGCATGGCTGGATGGTCAAGGCCAAGGGCATCGACGCCTACGAAGGCGTTGATGTCAAAGGCAAGATCGTCGTCATTTACGGCGAAGGACGGTCACGGCCGGATCGTCCCACGAACCCGCCAAAGGGCGTGACCGACGACGACCTAAATGGCGTCAAAGGCACGGATTGGGCCGATCCGATCACGTATGCCGAGGCGCATGGCGCTGTCGGTATGATCCTTATCGCATCACCCCAGATACAGGGATTTTGGCCCCAGCTTCGCAACTTTATCGGCCGCGGCTCTACATTTCCGGAGAAACTTCGCGATACGCCAACCAATAAAGCTGGTCTGCCGTCGATGCTCGTTTCAGCGTCGGTCGCCGACACGATCTTTTCCGGAGAGACTGCCGGAAAGGACTCGGCGACCTCGTTCGCGCTGAACAAGACCGCATCGATGACAACGGCCGGGAAGGTCGAAACGAAATGGACGCAGAATGTCGCCGCCGTCTGGGAGGGCCGCGACCCTAAGTTAAAGGACGAGATGGTGGCGATCGGCGCGCATTACGACCACGTCGGGATCAATCCCAACGTGCCCGGCGACGATAAGATCTTTAACGGTGCTGATGATGACGGCTCCGGAACGACGGCCGTGCTGAGCATTGCCGAGGCCCTTGCTAAGACTCGGCTCAGGCCGAGACGGTCAATTTTGTTTGTTTGGCATTGCGGCGAGGAAAAAGGCTTGTGGGGCAGCGAATACTTTAATAAGTTTCCGACAGTCGATATTAAACAGGTCGTCGCTCAGCTGAATGTTGATATGATCGGCCGCAGCAAGAAGCCCGGCGACACTAATCCGAAGAACAAGGACCTCTCAGGTGAAAGCGAGATCTACGTGATCGGCAAAGACATGATGAGTTCGGCCCTGGGCACGGTCGTTGACCAAACGAACAAGTCGTATCTGGGGCTCGGCTACAACACGCGCTACGACGACCCGAAGGATCCCGAACGGTTCTTTTTCCGCTCGGACCATTTTAACTATGCGCTGAACGGAATTCCTGTGACATTTTGGTTTGACGGCGTTCACGAGGACTATCACGGCGTCGGCGATCACGCTGACAAGATCGATTACCAGAAAATGGAAAAGGTCACGCGGACCATTCTGCTCACATTATGGGAGCTCGCCGATCTCAAGCAGCGTCCTGCGGTGGACAAAACGCTTCCGCCGGAATTGACCGAACGTTAA
- a CDS encoding radical SAM protein, with the protein MGEHVADDDVAYGGAVGSNRAPSVGGKLIVLTAPLTEAIDHAGYFIQMAMASLPIWMEGIINRKYPKWREVEHYADGSARYMPAGVRLVERSLERVYSKDDIVACYPDDLDRFVGPKTRVIAVSTHNPLGVTFAAGVYTSIFGSSKMPINSYYSRQLFAKIKASPYRDNFKVIVGGSGGWQIIQTDLYDELGIDCIVEGRSESQDTLDLFAKAIDGEELPKEVTVVHPQDRDAILFPDTRTTFGVVEMTTGCGRRCKFCLPDLNPQIDLPKDKIMDAVRANVREGNKQISLATEDMFIWGQVHTETPFYFPNREALLDLYGEVVNTPGVEQHVLSHATVAPSVVDPVLIRELSRLLLPKSPIHFPYLSSHPEKKALAPLIGLETGSVRMAKKVMTSKAVPFAIDDWPSVVLEGLRVLNENNWFPAMTLIVGNPEETDEDNMATLDLIYEMERRGLFAFLIPSIFTPLHDTRMEMERGVTQTRQLTPLQWQLMMKCWKMNLRPGQYSWWGPTAWRIGSIGMWLYKLRRLNGPNFTYPLMMFSGMMSEKRLANAGKIYIGKPMQTKSRRELIATLKPKQMRFVREDTGDLPEEYYTAKAEFAAAAA; encoded by the coding sequence ATGGGTGAGCACGTTGCCGACGATGACGTTGCCTATGGCGGAGCAGTTGGCTCCAACCGCGCCCCTAGCGTCGGCGGAAAGCTGATCGTCCTGACGGCACCACTTACCGAAGCGATCGATCACGCCGGGTATTTCATCCAGATGGCAATGGCCTCTCTGCCGATCTGGATGGAAGGCATCATTAACCGCAAGTATCCTAAATGGCGTGAGGTCGAGCATTACGCCGACGGATCTGCCAGGTACATGCCTGCCGGTGTCCGACTTGTTGAGAGGTCGCTCGAACGTGTCTATTCAAAGGATGATATCGTCGCATGCTATCCGGATGATCTCGATAGATTCGTCGGGCCTAAGACCCGCGTCATTGCCGTTTCAACGCACAATCCGCTCGGTGTAACGTTCGCGGCCGGCGTTTATACCTCGATCTTTGGCTCGTCAAAGATGCCGATAAATTCATATTATTCGCGGCAGCTATTCGCAAAGATCAAGGCAAGCCCATATCGGGATAATTTCAAGGTGATCGTTGGCGGGTCAGGCGGATGGCAGATCATTCAAACGGACCTTTACGATGAGCTCGGCATAGATTGCATCGTCGAGGGCCGCAGTGAATCGCAGGACACGCTTGACCTGTTTGCCAAAGCGATCGATGGCGAAGAACTGCCGAAAGAGGTAACGGTCGTGCATCCGCAGGATCGCGATGCGATCCTCTTTCCCGACACGCGGACCACATTTGGCGTCGTCGAGATGACCACGGGCTGCGGCCGCAGGTGTAAATTTTGCTTACCTGACCTGAATCCGCAGATCGACCTTCCTAAGGACAAGATCATGGACGCTGTCCGAGCTAACGTTCGCGAGGGCAACAAACAGATCAGCCTGGCGACGGAGGATATGTTCATCTGGGGCCAAGTGCATACGGAGACACCGTTCTATTTTCCAAACCGCGAAGCTCTGCTCGACCTCTACGGTGAGGTCGTCAACACGCCGGGCGTTGAGCAGCACGTCCTTAGCCATGCTACGGTCGCTCCGTCCGTGGTCGATCCGGTTCTGATCAGGGAGCTTTCACGACTGTTGCTGCCCAAGAGCCCGATCCATTTCCCGTATCTCAGCTCACATCCGGAGAAGAAGGCCCTCGCTCCGCTTATCGGCCTCGAGACCGGTTCGGTCCGGATGGCAAAGAAAGTGATGACGTCGAAGGCTGTGCCGTTTGCAATTGACGATTGGCCAAGCGTTGTGCTTGAGGGCCTGCGAGTGCTTAATGAGAACAACTGGTTCCCCGCGATGACCCTGATCGTCGGCAATCCGGAGGAGACGGACGAGGACAACATGGCTACGCTCGACCTTATCTATGAAATGGAACGCCGCGGGCTTTTTGCGTTTTTAATACCGTCGATCTTCACGCCGCTGCATGACACGCGTATGGAGATGGAACGCGGCGTCACACAGACGCGCCAACTCACCCCGTTGCAGTGGCAGCTCATGATGAAGTGCTGGAAGATGAACCTGCGGCCGGGACAGTATAGTTGGTGGGGGCCGACGGCGTGGCGGATCGGTTCGATCGGTATGTGGCTCTACAAGCTGCGGCGTCTCAACGGTCCGAATTTTACATATCCGTTGATGATGTTCTCCGGCATGATGAGCGAAAAACGCTTGGCAAATGCCGGTAAGATCTACATAGGCAAACCGATGCAGACCAAAAGCCGGCGGGAGCTGATCGCAACGCTCAAGCCGAAACAAATGCGGTTCGTCCGCGAGGATACCGGCGACCTTCCGGAAGAATATTATACCGCAAAAGCTGAATTTGCCGCGGCCGCGGCCTGA
- a CDS encoding FAD-dependent oxidoreductase, whose amino-acid sequence MRYADAGADVTLFESAPEIGGLASVWEIGGIVWDKHYHVILASDRHTRNLIEEIGLGDELRWIETKTGFYTDGELLSMSNTEGFSHFPLSA is encoded by the coding sequence ATGCGTTACGCAGACGCGGGGGCGGACGTAACTCTCTTTGAATCCGCGCCCGAGATCGGCGGCCTCGCCTCGGTCTGGGAGATCGGCGGCATCGTCTGGGACAAGCATTATCATGTAATCCTTGCGTCTGACCGGCACACGCGAAACCTTATCGAAGAGATCGGGCTCGGCGATGAACTGCGATGGATCGAGACGAAAACGGGTTTCTATACCGACGGCGAACTGCTGTCAATGTCGAACACGGAAGGTTTCTCACATTTCCCGCTATCGGCCTGA
- a CDS encoding S8 family serine peptidase has protein sequence MNRNNIWIHVTLAVVLVVFAAVLGQIERWRATLAVPTPPQTKALPARKTGVPEVLVRFKPGVTLDRIRAVASANNDRLNDEIESVAGLTVIDDLDNADAAEVARQYAAMDDLVAYAEPNIRIKLDDPIVKESPRDLVHRETGKNSPNDPMFIEQWALNNTGADGGTRRADIDALEAWQTTTGSEEVVVAVLDTGVDYTHEDLRENMWMRPSNMPAYVDDELGQFNDLHGYNGTDQASDPMDDNGHGTHCAGIIGAEGDNGLGVTGINWKVKIMPLKFLGRGGFGSTDDAIAAINYAIDRKKAGVNVRVISASWGSRSRSKALEDTIRAAGDAGILFVAAAGNDGSDNDKRGHFPSNYDLPNVLSVAALDRNDALASFSNFGGKTVHVAAPGKDILSTWLNNGYREASGTSMATPYVSGVAALIIANEPRISVKALRERLLESGDKLNGLSGRTVSGGRICAANALAGSTKNHLPH, from the coding sequence ATGAATCGCAATAATATTTGGATACACGTCACGCTGGCGGTGGTTTTGGTTGTATTCGCAGCCGTGCTTGGCCAGATCGAACGTTGGCGTGCGACCCTGGCGGTGCCGACGCCGCCACAGACCAAGGCTCTACCGGCGAGGAAAACCGGTGTCCCGGAGGTGCTGGTGCGTTTCAAGCCGGGCGTTACGCTTGATCGCATTCGCGCTGTCGCATCAGCAAATAATGACCGGCTCAATGACGAGATCGAATCCGTTGCCGGATTGACAGTTATCGACGACCTGGATAACGCAGATGCTGCGGAGGTTGCCCGGCAGTATGCCGCCATGGATGATCTGGTAGCCTACGCCGAGCCAAATATCAGGATCAAGCTCGACGATCCGATCGTTAAGGAAAGCCCGCGTGACCTCGTTCATCGTGAGACAGGCAAAAACAGCCCGAACGATCCGATGTTCATCGAGCAGTGGGCGTTGAATAACACCGGTGCCGACGGCGGCACGCGCCGCGCCGACATTGACGCGTTAGAAGCCTGGCAGACCACGACCGGCAGCGAAGAGGTTGTCGTAGCAGTGCTCGACACGGGCGTCGATTACACGCACGAGGACCTGCGGGAAAATATGTGGATGCGGCCGTCAAATATGCCCGCTTATGTCGATGACGAACTGGGGCAATTCAACGATCTGCATGGCTACAATGGCACAGACCAGGCCTCGGACCCGATGGATGACAACGGCCACGGCACTCATTGCGCAGGCATCATCGGTGCCGAGGGCGACAATGGGCTCGGCGTCACGGGCATTAATTGGAAGGTCAAGATCATGCCGCTCAAGTTCCTCGGCCGCGGCGGTTTTGGCTCGACCGACGATGCGATAGCGGCGATCAATTACGCTATCGACCGCAAGAAAGCGGGCGTGAACGTCCGCGTCATCAGCGCGAGCTGGGGTTCGCGCTCGAGGTCAAAGGCTCTCGAAGATACGATCCGCGCGGCAGGCGATGCCGGCATCCTGTTCGTTGCCGCGGCCGGAAACGATGGCTCGGACAATGACAAGCGTGGCCATTTCCCGTCCAACTACGACCTGCCGAATGTCCTCAGCGTGGCGGCGCTCGACCGCAACGACGCACTCGCGTCATTCTCAAATTTTGGCGGCAAGACCGTTCATGTGGCCGCTCCGGGCAAGGACATTCTCTCGACCTGGCTCAACAACGGCTATCGTGAAGCGTCCGGCACCTCGATGGCGACGCCGTATGTCTCAGGCGTCGCAGCCCTGATCATCGCCAATGAGCCGCGTATCTCGGTAAAGGCCCTTCGAGAGCGCCTCCTCGAGAGCGGTGATAAGCTAAATGGCCTTTCGGGCCGCACGGTCTCAGGCGGCCGCATATGTGCCGCGAACGCCCTGGCCGGGAGCACCAAAAACCATCTGCCGCATTAA
- a CDS encoding glycosyltransferase family 39 protein: MPDRTARAGTGAFLLILLHLLIALPLAFSLNIWAEEASTLFSTQHGLLSAIRHAAIDERQPPLYFWVMSLWRSIDGSIFFARLFSIICSIVAIRVFAGTARRVFTREATLLATAFFALHPVLVWASTEIRSYSLVVLLSVISVRLFLDIFLESNGRRNARWLWLAFTAVVAAYTSYHLLYLFAGFLAAFFIAGKWEQAKRYLLVHGSRGHCVHSSDIHREDEGRRRQFPIGRLSDRRRTGPLARAVNIHSARRAVFVGCDHDGLGRTCMDSRGLLRRGHSWRSSLLGFDLSPNGRPWLRHGRLGGHITSDALRPWAV; this comes from the coding sequence ATGCCGGACAGAACCGCTAGAGCAGGCACGGGTGCATTTCTTCTCATACTGCTCCATTTGCTGATTGCTCTTCCACTCGCTTTTTCGCTCAATATCTGGGCAGAGGAGGCGTCAACACTCTTTTCAACACAGCATGGATTGCTCTCAGCCATCCGTCACGCGGCAATAGACGAGCGTCAGCCGCCGCTATACTTCTGGGTCATGAGCCTGTGGAGGTCGATCGACGGATCGATATTCTTTGCACGCCTATTTTCAATCATTTGCAGCATAGTGGCGATCCGCGTGTTTGCCGGCACGGCCCGGCGCGTGTTCACACGCGAAGCAACGCTTCTCGCGACGGCCTTCTTTGCCCTTCATCCGGTGCTCGTCTGGGCGAGCACTGAGATACGCTCCTATTCGCTTGTGGTGCTGCTGTCGGTGATCTCGGTCAGGCTCTTCCTCGACATATTCCTGGAAAGTAATGGCCGGCGAAACGCACGCTGGCTATGGCTTGCATTCACGGCGGTCGTGGCGGCCTACACTAGCTACCATCTGCTTTACCTGTTTGCCGGCTTCCTTGCCGCCTTTTTCATTGCCGGCAAATGGGAGCAGGCGAAGCGGTACCTGCTAGTTCACGGCAGTCGCGGCCATTGCGTGCATTCCTCTGATATTCATCGTGAAGACGAAGGTCGGCGGCGGCAATTCCCGATCGGCCGGCTCTCTGATCGACGGCGTACAGGTCCTCTGGCAAGGGCTGTTAACATTCATTCTGCCCGCCGGGCTGTTTTCGTCGGTTGCGATCACGACGGTCTCGGCCGCACGTGCATGGATAGTCGTGGCCTGCTTCGGCGCGGTCATTCTTGGCGCAGTTCGTTGTTGGGATTCGATCTCTCGCCTAACGGCCGCCCTTGGCTCCGTCACGGGCGTCTCGGCGGCCATATTACTAGCGATGCACTTCGCCCTTGGGCCGTTTAG
- a CDS encoding glycosyltransferase, with the protein MIGYRAAEKLAFDKSGWVLDTLASEGFIYDASFLPTSKTEKAKRFAHQIDTGDGTIWEFPYSAADLGVGMLPISGGNYLRQLPYTLMRKAVRNWHNSQDDPFVFYFHVWELDPEQPRISAATRLNRIRHYRKLDKMEWIVAENLALYDCSGVADYLGVKEDIRSTTVPTASLTTAVEAEVCAPRELRPVSIVIPCYNEQESLPYLAKTLTSVEKRLNKIGFRSELIFVDDNSQDDTVNVMHSLFGERENVTIVQHETNKGVAGGIMTGIRAAKTEFVCAIDCDCTFDPHELARMIPLMTDDVDMVTASPYHKDGGVQNVPGWRLLLSKGASVLYRRVLRTKIASYTACFRVYRRSAMVNVNPTAPGFHGVPEMLGLLDLEGGKIVEFPTVLAVRLFGASKMNTLKTIVGTVKLLSRLAMLRIFGKSAPIEPSLTPAELSPASDKLRK; encoded by the coding sequence GTGATCGGCTACCGCGCCGCTGAGAAACTCGCATTCGATAAGAGCGGCTGGGTGCTCGACACGCTGGCCAGCGAAGGATTTATTTACGACGCGTCATTCCTGCCCACATCCAAGACCGAAAAAGCGAAGCGCTTCGCCCATCAGATCGACACAGGCGATGGCACGATATGGGAGTTTCCCTATTCAGCCGCCGACCTTGGTGTCGGGATGTTGCCGATCTCAGGCGGCAACTACCTCAGGCAACTGCCTTACACGCTTATGCGCAAAGCGGTCAGGAACTGGCACAACAGTCAGGATGACCCGTTTGTCTTTTATTTCCATGTATGGGAGCTCGACCCTGAACAGCCTCGGATATCGGCAGCGACAAGACTCAACCGCATCCGCCATTATCGCAAGCTCGACAAGATGGAATGGATAGTCGCAGAAAATCTCGCCCTTTATGATTGCAGCGGCGTAGCTGACTATCTTGGCGTCAAGGAAGACATTCGTTCGACGACAGTGCCCACGGCCTCGCTGACAACAGCCGTCGAAGCTGAGGTGTGCGCACCGCGCGAACTGAGGCCCGTTTCGATCGTCATTCCGTGCTACAACGAGCAGGAATCCTTGCCCTACCTTGCAAAAACGCTCACGTCTGTCGAAAAGCGGCTGAATAAGATCGGATTTAGGTCGGAGCTGATCTTTGTCGATGACAACAGCCAGGACGACACGGTCAACGTAATGCATTCGCTCTTTGGAGAGCGGGAGAATGTCACGATCGTTCAGCACGAGACCAATAAGGGCGTCGCCGGCGGCATCATGACCGGCATCCGCGCGGCCAAGACCGAGTTCGTCTGCGCGATCGACTGCGATTGCACATTTGACCCGCACGAACTCGCCCGGATGATTCCGCTGATGACGGATGACGTCGATATGGTGACGGCCTCGCCGTATCACAAGGACGGCGGCGTACAGAACGTGCCCGGCTGGCGGCTTCTGCTCTCAAAGGGTGCATCCGTTCTCTACCGCCGCGTACTGCGCACCAAGATCGCCTCCTACACAGCCTGTTTCCGCGTATATCGCCGCAGTGCGATGGTCAACGTAAATCCAACGGCCCCGGGCTTTCACGGCGTTCCCGAGATGCTCGGGCTGCTCGATCTGGAAGGCGGCAAGATCGTTGAATTTCCCACCGTTCTGGCCGTTCGGCTCTTTGGTGCCTCGAAAATGAACACGCTCAAAACGATCGTCGGCACCGTCAAGCTGCTTTCTCGGCTTGCAATGCTCCGCATCTTTGGGAAATCCGCTCCGATTGAACCTTCTTTAACCCCAGCAGAGCTAAGCCCGGCCTCGGACAAGCTCCGCAAATAA
- a CDS encoding peptide deformylase, producing MAIRPITEYPADVLASRGEPVTEFGPELAELCRDMFDTMYDAEGVGLAAPQIGLGLRLFVMDCEGVKLIAANPERSLQWTESSPARKAACRSGKCRPLSSGRCGQLSRPKTRAAIGLNAKPRAMQHGPLCTRPTIVTGDCSSII from the coding sequence ATGGCCATCCGACCGATCACTGAATACCCGGCAGACGTTCTGGCCAGCCGCGGCGAGCCCGTGACCGAATTTGGCCCGGAGTTGGCAGAGTTGTGCCGCGATATGTTTGACACGATGTACGACGCCGAAGGCGTCGGCCTCGCGGCACCGCAGATCGGTTTGGGGCTGAGGTTGTTCGTAATGGATTGCGAGGGTGTGAAACTGATCGCCGCAAATCCGGAGAGATCATTGCAGTGGACGGAGAGCAGTCCGGCCAGGAAGGCTGCCTGTCGGTCAGGAAAGTGCCGGCCGTTGTCGTCAGGCCGCTGCGGGCAACTCTCAAGGCCCAAGACGCGAGCGGCAATTGGTTTGAACGCGAAGCCGAGGGCTATGCAGCACGGGCCTTTATGCACGAGACCGACCATTGTGACGGGCGATTGTTCATCGATCATCTAG
- a CDS encoding ferredoxin family protein — MTYIVTTPCIDCKYTDCAAVCPVEAFHETPDRLLINPDNCIDCDACLPECPVEAIFSDMSYPPEYAEWLDKNAEAENYPIISTKVPALMGPKCEGPPE; from the coding sequence ATGACCTACATAGTCACCACACCCTGCATTGACTGCAAATACACTGACTGCGCCGCCGTCTGCCCGGTCGAGGCCTTTCACGAAACTCCGGACCGGCTGTTGATCAATCCCGATAACTGCATCGATTGCGATGCCTGCCTGCCGGAGTGCCCCGTAGAGGCGATCTTTTCGGACATGTCCTATCCACCCGAATACGCGGAATGGCTCGATAAAAATGCCGAGGCTGAAAATTATCCGATCATCTCAACCAAGGTCCCGGCACTGATGGGCCCAAAATGCGAGGGCCCGCCCGAATAA
- the trmB gene encoding tRNA (guanosine(46)-N7)-methyltransferase TrmB, with translation MGRVRVHQHVNPLAPYFRRCPEPIELASVFGDPMRPIFLDLGCARGRFLLQMAQAEPSWNYLGIEIREALVTEANRLAAEAGLTNLHYVFCNAMLWLDKLLQEIPAGLLRTVAIQFPDPWFKKKHAKRRMVNAEMTGAIVRRLAPGGTVFVQTDIEFLADEIFDLFRASGCLAETGIDVNPFPIQTERERAVLEKGLAVYRRSFEKGK, from the coding sequence ATGGGCCGAGTCCGAGTTCATCAACACGTCAATCCTCTCGCGCCGTATTTTCGACGTTGTCCGGAGCCGATCGAGCTTGCGTCGGTTTTTGGCGATCCGATGAGGCCGATCTTTCTTGACCTCGGATGTGCGCGGGGCCGTTTTTTGCTTCAAATGGCTCAGGCCGAGCCGAGCTGGAACTATTTGGGCATCGAGATCCGTGAAGCACTGGTCACGGAAGCCAACAGGCTTGCCGCTGAGGCCGGACTGACAAATCTCCATTACGTCTTTTGCAACGCGATGCTTTGGCTCGATAAGTTACTGCAAGAGATACCGGCCGGCCTGCTTCGGACCGTGGCGATCCAGTTTCCTGATCCATGGTTCAAAAAGAAACACGCAAAACGGCGGATGGTGAATGCCGAAATGACAGGAGCGATTGTCCGCCGTCTGGCCCCGGGCGGAACTGTTTTTGTCCAAACGGATATCGAGTTCCTGGCCGATGAGATCTTCGACCTGTTTCGGGCAAGCGGTTGTCTTGCGGAGACAGGGATAGACGTGAATCCCTTTCCGATACAGACAGAGCGTGAGCGAGCCGTGCTCGAAAAGGGGCTTGCGGTGTATCGCAGGTCATTTGAGAAGGGAAAGTGA
- a CDS encoding DUF2085 domain-containing protein: MQRPVEYIPVEISSRFRRQAWRAWAVGLSVVVVWVLLIVLAPVAKANAVDAVASPLYTFFRFLCHQIPERSVHIAGEQFAVCSRCFGVYFGILLGFVIYPLWRRIDEIEPLPKVWLFLALIPIGIDWSLTFFGIWENTQASRFFTGLILGVACATFIVPAIVEITRNLSRRRTFVDSSS; encoded by the coding sequence GTGCAGCGCCCTGTCGAGTACATCCCGGTCGAGATCTCGTCCCGATTTCGCCGACAGGCGTGGCGGGCGTGGGCCGTCGGTCTCTCAGTGGTCGTGGTCTGGGTGCTCTTGATCGTCTTGGCACCGGTCGCAAAAGCGAATGCCGTCGACGCCGTCGCCTCGCCGCTTTACACATTCTTTCGTTTTCTCTGTCACCAAATCCCTGAGCGTTCCGTTCATATCGCAGGCGAACAGTTCGCGGTCTGCTCGCGCTGCTTCGGCGTCTATTTTGGCATTCTGCTCGGCTTTGTCATTTATCCGCTGTGGCGCCGCATTGACGAGATCGAACCGCTACCAAAGGTTTGGCTCTTCCTCGCTCTCATTCCCATCGGCATCGACTGGTCGCTCACTTTCTTTGGAATTTGGGAGAATACGCAAGCGTCGCGTTTTTTTACAGGTCTGATCCTAGGCGTCGCGTGTGCTACGTTCATCGTCCCGGCGATCGTCGAAATAACCAGAAACCTCTCCCGGCGGCGAACTTTCGTTGACTCAAGTTCGTAA